A genomic segment from Rubrobacter tropicus encodes:
- a CDS encoding ZIP family metal transporter, which translates to MGKTNKGRGPVWVLLGLLPLLGLGVLLALITLNGAGIGREDVPPVEDLTATRVALPTENEIVVHVTNGGPDPVTVEQVTVNEALWDFEMTPGNTVPPRGSAEITIPYTWVEGEAYGIGMISATGTTFEAEVPLAVLTPGLTGDAFWRYALIGFYVGVVPVSLGLLWYPFLRRLGSSGMNFVLALTVGLLFWLVLDTLLDAVETAGTLPGFFSGVPMVLSVTALTLLGLLGSGRLFRRGGGESSRLSTSYRIAGGIGLHNLGEGLAIGAAFALGEVALGTFLVIGFTLHNITEGIGIAAPILKERPSLSHFIGLALLGGGPAILGTWIAGFAYSPLAAALFLAVGAGAILQVIYEVSRLLLKDSERSRKPALSASNLGGLTAGVAIMYATALLVSV; encoded by the coding sequence GTGGGGAAGACAAACAAAGGGCGCGGGCCGGTCTGGGTGTTGCTCGGGTTGTTGCCGCTGTTGGGCCTCGGCGTGCTGCTCGCCCTGATCACGCTAAACGGCGCCGGCATCGGGCGCGAGGACGTGCCGCCCGTCGAGGACCTGACCGCCACGCGGGTCGCCCTGCCGACGGAGAACGAGATCGTGGTCCACGTCACCAACGGCGGCCCCGACCCGGTCACGGTAGAGCAGGTAACGGTCAACGAGGCGTTGTGGGACTTCGAGATGACGCCAGGCAACACCGTGCCGCCGCGCGGTTCGGCCGAGATAACCATCCCGTACACGTGGGTCGAAGGCGAGGCCTACGGGATAGGCATGATCTCCGCCACCGGCACCACCTTCGAGGCGGAGGTCCCGCTGGCGGTCCTGACGCCGGGCCTCACGGGCGACGCGTTCTGGCGCTACGCGCTGATCGGCTTCTACGTCGGCGTCGTTCCGGTCTCCCTCGGCCTCCTGTGGTACCCGTTCCTGCGGCGGCTCGGATCGTCGGGGATGAACTTCGTGCTCGCGCTTACCGTGGGGCTCCTGTTCTGGCTGGTGCTCGACACCCTGCTCGACGCCGTGGAGACAGCCGGGACCCTCCCCGGTTTCTTCTCGGGGGTCCCGATGGTGCTCTCCGTAACGGCACTCACCCTTCTCGGGCTCCTCGGCTCCGGCCGGCTCTTCCGCCGCGGGGGCGGGGAGAGCAGCCGGCTCTCGACCTCCTACCGGATAGCGGGCGGGATCGGGCTGCACAACCTCGGCGAGGGATTGGCTATTGGGGCGGCTTTCGCGCTGGGCGAGGTTGCCCTCGGCACCTTCCTCGTCATCGGCTTCACGCTGCACAACATCACCGAGGGGATCGGGATCGCCGCGCCGATCCTCAAGGAGAGGCCTTCCCTGTCGCACTTTATCGGGCTGGCGTTGCTCGGCGGCGGGCCCGCCATCCTCGGGACTTGGATCGCCGGCTTCGCCTACTCGCCGCTGGCCGCGGCCCTGTTCCTGGCCGTCGGCGCCGGCGCCATACTCCAGGTCATCTACGAAGTCTCGCGGCTCCTTCTCAAAGACTCCGAGAGGTCCAGGAAGCCGGCGCTCTCGGCGTCCAACCTCGGCGGGCTCACGGCGGGCGTCGCGATCATGTACGCGACCGCCCTTCTCGTCAGCGTCTGA
- a CDS encoding type II toxin-antitoxin system VapB family antitoxin, with amino-acid sequence MRTNIVLDDELVEEAFRHSDAKTKRELVDRALREFVDNYKRKDIRELRGKNLIRPDYDYKALREGR; translated from the coding sequence ATGCGCACGAACATAGTCCTCGACGACGAGTTGGTGGAGGAGGCGTTCCGGCACTCGGACGCGAAGACCAAGCGGGAGTTGGTGGACCGGGCCTTGCGCGAGTTCGTAGACAACTACAAGCGCAAGGATATTCGGGAGTTGCGGGGGAAGAACCTGATACGCCCTGACTACGACTACAAGGCGCTTCGAGAAGGCCGCTGA
- a CDS encoding multicopper oxidase domain-containing protein encodes MRRVEGAVSRRDFLRAAGVAGAVGVSGGLLGAHAGRALGQDHSGHAMGSEMTGMSHGGNGTAGDVDLSRFDPMKFLRHFDYGQERREGGRTVREWEISAEEVDIEVAPGVMYPAWAYNGQVPGPTLRATEGDRLRVVFKNRGAHPHTIHFHGFHPANMDGVFEMVGPGQEFVYEFDAEPFGCHLYHCHTMPLKKHIEKGLYGAFIIDPKEGRPEADEMVMVLNGFDTNFDGANEVYAVNTVAFHHQKHPVKIKKDELVRIYVVNALEFDFINSFHTHANFFDYYPTGTKLEPSEFTDTKMLAQGERGIMELRYGFPGRFMFHAHVSEFAELGWMGLFEVEE; translated from the coding sequence ATGAGAAGGGTAGAGGGCGCGGTTTCGAGGCGTGACTTTCTGAGGGCCGCGGGTGTCGCGGGGGCTGTGGGTGTCTCTGGCGGGTTGCTGGGGGCGCACGCTGGCCGGGCTCTGGGCCAGGACCACTCCGGGCACGCGATGGGGTCGGAAATGACGGGGATGTCCCACGGCGGCAACGGGACGGCGGGGGACGTGGATCTTTCGAGGTTCGATCCCATGAAGTTCCTGCGCCACTTCGACTACGGCCAGGAGCGCCGCGAGGGCGGTAGGACCGTCAGGGAGTGGGAGATCTCGGCCGAGGAGGTCGATATAGAGGTCGCCCCGGGCGTGATGTACCCGGCCTGGGCCTACAACGGGCAGGTTCCGGGGCCGACGCTCAGGGCCACGGAGGGGGACCGCCTGCGGGTCGTCTTCAAGAACCGGGGGGCCCACCCGCACACCATCCACTTCCACGGCTTCCATCCGGCCAACATGGACGGGGTGTTCGAGATGGTCGGCCCCGGGCAGGAGTTCGTCTACGAGTTCGACGCCGAGCCCTTTGGCTGCCACCTCTACCACTGCCACACCATGCCGCTCAAGAAGCACATCGAGAAGGGGTTGTACGGTGCTTTCATCATAGATCCGAAAGAGGGGCGTCCCGAGGCAGACGAGATGGTGATGGTGCTAAACGGCTTCGACACCAACTTCGACGGCGCCAACGAGGTTTACGCGGTCAACACCGTCGCGTTCCACCACCAGAAGCATCCCGTAAAGATAAAAAAAGACGAGCTCGTCAGGATCTACGTGGTCAACGCGCTCGAGTTCGACTTTATAAACAGCTTCCACACCCACGCCAACTTCTTCGACTACTATCCGACGGGCACGAAGCTGGAGCCGTCTGAGTTCACGGACACCAAGATGTTGGCGCAGGGGGAGCGCGGGATCATGGAACTCCGCTACGGCTTCCCCGGACGGTTCATGTTCCACGCCCACGTCAGCGAGTTCGCCGAGCTCGGCTGGATGGGCCTCTTCGAGGTTGAGGAGTAG
- the vapC gene encoding type II toxin-antitoxin system VapC family toxin codes for MTLYLVDTSVWISYMRDKENDVTRRFAEISESGRPFGITGVIFQEVLQGASSPAKFDYLTEYLFSQTFYHPRYPIGTYQEAARMYFDCHRAGVTVRSAVDCLIARVAIEHDLVLLHDDRDFEKMAEVVDGLVLA; via the coding sequence CTGACCCTGTATCTCGTAGATACCTCGGTATGGATAAGCTACATGCGCGACAAAGAAAACGATGTCACGCGGCGTTTCGCAGAGATATCTGAGAGTGGTCGACCGTTCGGGATCACCGGCGTTATCTTTCAAGAAGTGTTGCAGGGAGCGTCCTCTCCGGCGAAGTTCGACTATCTCACGGAATACCTGTTCTCCCAGACCTTCTATCATCCCCGGTATCCCATCGGGACCTACCAGGAAGCCGCGCGTATGTACTTCGACTGTCATCGCGCGGGGGTGACCGTCCGTTCGGCCGTAGACTGCCTCATCGCCCGCGTCGCCATCGAGCACGACCTGGTGCTGCTCCACGACGACCGGGACTTCGAGAAGATGGCGGAGGTCGTCGACGGTCTCGTCCTCGCCTGA
- a CDS encoding GNAT family N-acetyltransferase, translated as MGAGYELREATEEDAAEIHALARELAGAVGDAIPDESAVRTRLGELIEEPRARVFVAEAEDEVAGVVSLWIKPDLAHGDAVVEVPMLVVSEGHRRNGVGKLLMARTQEVAAENDASIIELVATNANVAARDFYKSLGFVEADVVALEFVGDAENPPET; from the coding sequence ATGGGAGCCGGGTACGAGTTGAGAGAGGCGACGGAGGAGGACGCGGCGGAGATCCACGCCCTGGCCCGCGAGCTCGCCGGGGCCGTTGGGGACGCGATACCCGACGAGAGCGCGGTTCGGACGCGACTCGGGGAGCTCATCGAGGAGCCGCGGGCGCGGGTCTTCGTCGCTGAGGCCGAAGACGAGGTGGCGGGGGTGGTTAGCCTCTGGATCAAACCCGACCTCGCCCACGGCGATGCCGTCGTCGAAGTCCCGATGCTGGTAGTCTCCGAAGGACATCGCCGGAACGGCGTCGGAAAGTTGCTGATGGCGCGGACGCAAGAGGTCGCCGCCGAGAACGACGCCTCCATCATAGAGCTCGTCGCCACCAACGCAAACGTCGCGGCCCGCGACTTCTACAAGTCCCTGGGCTTTGTCGAGGCCGACGTCGTCGCCCTGGAGTTCGTCGGGGACGCCGAAAACCCGCCGGAGACTTAG
- a CDS encoding 2-hydroxyacid dehydrogenase, with protein sequence MPDKVLVTREIPAAGLRPLEGFDLTVLSEAPPEREELLEAAEGVAGVLSNVTEKIDAEFMDAAGEGLKVIANMAVGYDNIDVAAAKERGIAVTNTPGVLDETTADTAFMLLLAAARRLGESERTLRAGEWHWWGPKLFVGVDVWGKKLGIVGMGRIGQAVARRGKGFGMDIIYHNRSRKEDAENELDARYTDLEELLQTADFVSIHTPLTDETRHLIGAEELGKMKPTAVLVNTSRGPVVDEEALADALAEGRIFAAGLDVYEEEPKVHPKLLELENAVLAPHIGSGSRETRDGMAVLAAENVVAVLSGEKPKTPVDQ encoded by the coding sequence GTGCCGGATAAAGTTCTCGTAACGCGGGAGATCCCGGCCGCCGGGCTCCGCCCCCTCGAAGGTTTCGACCTGACCGTCCTCTCGGAAGCCCCTCCCGAACGCGAAGAACTGCTCGAAGCCGCTGAAGGAGTCGCCGGTGTCCTCTCCAACGTCACGGAGAAGATCGACGCCGAGTTCATGGACGCCGCAGGCGAAGGCCTCAAGGTCATCGCCAACATGGCTGTCGGCTACGACAACATAGACGTCGCCGCCGCCAAAGAGCGCGGCATAGCCGTCACCAACACCCCCGGCGTCCTCGACGAGACGACCGCCGACACGGCCTTTATGCTCCTCCTCGCCGCGGCCCGCCGCCTCGGCGAGTCCGAACGAACCCTACGCGCCGGCGAGTGGCACTGGTGGGGGCCGAAGCTCTTCGTCGGCGTCGACGTGTGGGGCAAGAAGCTCGGCATCGTAGGCATGGGCCGCATCGGGCAGGCCGTCGCCCGTCGCGGCAAGGGCTTCGGCATGGACATCATCTACCACAACCGCTCCCGCAAAGAAGACGCCGAAAACGAGCTCGACGCCCGCTACACGGACCTCGAAGAGCTGCTCCAAACAGCCGACTTCGTCTCCATCCACACCCCCCTGACCGACGAGACCAGGCACCTGATCGGCGCCGAAGAGCTCGGCAAGATGAAACCCACGGCCGTACTCGTCAACACCTCCCGCGGCCCCGTCGTGGACGAAGAAGCCCTGGCCGACGCCCTCGCCGAAGGCCGCATCTTCGCCGCGGGCCTCGACGTCTACGAAGAGGAACCCAAGGTCCACCCGAAGCTACTCGAACTCGAAAACGCCGTGCTCGCCCCGCACATCGGCAGCGGCTCCCGGGAGACCCGCGACGGGATGGCCGTCCTCGCCGCCGAGAACGTCGTCGCCGTTCTCTCCGGGGAAAAACCGAAGACGCCCGTCGACCAGTAA
- a CDS encoding glycosyltransferase family 117 protein: MAPGSADREKIPPRWAVVWGVAVALVAGVFYVVSLAPTVLPYDTPYTLDSPMLQAAVPVLGVGHPTGYPTYMMLTHLFTYLPFGDVAYRVNLASAAYGVLAVSAVYAACLALCRRVVASAAGALAFGLSGAFWSQAVIAEVYTLNALFVALVLFLLLLWRERRDDRVLLAAASVAGLSLTHHLSSAMLIPAGLLFVALADRTVLLRGGALPRGLGAFALGLLPLVYLPVRAAMGAPLNEADPSIPGRFLELVTGGSFLAESSEAGRECVPSALALEGPAAKLASFSREVFVQFPLAFLALGVFGALYFLFRDRAVAALLGLVFFGSFLHGLAYRWLGIEDFSAFLIPGLLVLAVCASAGLGLLFRPLENLTDLPARLLPVALSAAVLAMPLLGAWIAYGGADRSGAYEGRRAIEAVVRNADRNATILHHRSPLWYMVLVEERRQDLTLVDPFCTSWNRRTDLVWPDDLTAAQSAHRYETDDTTGVEAARKAAARGSVYVLDHGRVDYERFRAAGFEAEPAGGGRFLYELVPR; this comes from the coding sequence ATGGCACCGGGTTCCGCCGACAGAGAGAAGATCCCCCCCAGATGGGCCGTGGTTTGGGGTGTGGCGGTAGCGCTGGTCGCGGGCGTCTTCTACGTCGTCTCGCTCGCGCCCACGGTGCTGCCTTACGATACGCCTTACACGTTGGATTCCCCGATGCTGCAGGCCGCGGTTCCGGTGCTCGGCGTCGGGCACCCGACCGGCTACCCGACCTACATGATGCTGACGCACCTCTTCACCTACCTGCCCTTCGGGGACGTCGCCTACAGGGTCAACCTCGCTTCGGCCGCGTATGGCGTACTCGCGGTGTCCGCGGTCTACGCGGCGTGCCTGGCGCTGTGCCGCAGGGTCGTGGCGTCGGCGGCGGGCGCTCTGGCCTTCGGGCTCTCGGGGGCGTTCTGGTCTCAGGCCGTGATCGCCGAGGTCTACACCCTGAACGCCCTCTTCGTGGCCCTCGTCCTCTTCCTGCTGCTGCTGTGGCGGGAGCGGCGGGACGACCGGGTCTTGCTCGCCGCCGCGTCCGTCGCGGGACTCTCGCTCACCCACCACCTTTCGAGCGCGATGCTGATCCCGGCCGGCCTCCTCTTCGTGGCCCTGGCGGACAGGACCGTCCTCCTGCGGGGGGGCGCCTTGCCGAGGGGCCTCGGTGCTTTCGCGCTCGGCCTGTTGCCCCTGGTCTACCTTCCGGTACGGGCCGCCATGGGCGCGCCCCTGAACGAGGCCGATCCCTCCATCCCGGGCCGCTTCCTCGAGCTGGTAACGGGAGGAAGCTTCCTCGCGGAGTCCTCCGAAGCCGGCAGGGAGTGCGTCCCCTCCGCGCTTGCCCTCGAGGGGCCGGCCGCGAAGCTCGCCTCTTTCTCGCGGGAGGTCTTCGTCCAGTTCCCGCTGGCCTTCCTGGCGCTAGGGGTGTTCGGGGCGCTGTACTTTTTGTTCCGGGACCGGGCCGTGGCGGCCCTCCTCGGACTGGTCTTCTTCGGCTCATTCCTCCACGGTCTCGCCTACCGCTGGCTCGGCATCGAGGACTTCTCTGCGTTCCTGATCCCCGGCCTCCTCGTCCTCGCCGTCTGCGCCTCCGCCGGCCTGGGCCTCCTGTTTCGCCCGCTCGAGAACCTGACGGACCTTCCCGCCAGGCTCCTGCCGGTCGCGCTCTCCGCCGCCGTCCTCGCCATGCCCCTACTGGGCGCCTGGATCGCCTATGGCGGGGCGGACAGGAGCGGCGCCTACGAGGGACGCCGTGCCATCGAAGCGGTGGTCAGGAACGCGGATCGGAACGCGACGATCCTGCACCACCGCAGCCCCCTCTGGTACATGGTCCTCGTCGAGGAACGTCGGCAGGACCTGACCCTCGTCGATCCTTTTTGCACCTCCTGGAACCGCCGCACCGACCTCGTCTGGCCCGACGACCTGACCGCGGCGCAGTCGGCCCACCGCTACGAAACCGACGACACCACCGGCGTCGAGGCGGCGCGAAAGGCAGCAGCTCGCGGGTCCGTCTACGTCCTCGATCACGGCAGGGTGGACTACGAACGCTTCAGGGCGGCCGGCTTCGAGGCGGAGCCGGCCGGCGGTGGCCGGTTCCTCTACGAACTCGTCCCTCGCTGA
- a CDS encoding winged helix-turn-helix domain-containing protein — translation MPEPFEELAGLDRLIHEPARLAVMTALAASNGADFLFLQRLTGLTKGNLSSHLSKLENAEMVKIRKQFVGKTPNTFVTATKKGRNAIDEHWSRLEKLRGSAVVWHEGPKPDDGFRSRDGGR, via the coding sequence ATGCCGGAGCCGTTTGAGGAACTGGCGGGCCTGGACCGCCTGATCCACGAGCCCGCCCGCCTTGCCGTCATGACGGCCCTCGCCGCCTCCAACGGCGCGGACTTCTTGTTCTTGCAACGCCTGACCGGGCTGACGAAGGGGAACCTCTCTAGCCACCTCTCCAAGCTGGAGAACGCGGAGATGGTCAAGATCCGCAAACAGTTCGTCGGCAAGACGCCAAACACGTTCGTCACCGCGACGAAGAAGGGCCGCAACGCCATAGACGAGCACTGGTCCAGGCTGGAGAAGCTGCGCGGAAGCGCGGTGGTGTGGCATGAGGGGCCGAAACCTGACGACGGTTTTCGGTCGCGGGACGGAGGACGATAG
- a CDS encoding metal-dependent transcriptional regulator: MTYGATKTSVLSASVGDYLKAVWSLGGAGAASTKEISVHLSVAPASVTSMLGRLQEMGLVRYERYRGASLTELGRAEALRLVRRHRLIETFLLEHLGYDWQEVHEEAERLEHAVSDGFTERLAELLGHPDRDPHGDPIPTPEGALAVDDSSPLREAEAGGWVRIYKVSDESTEALDYLGERGLVPGRLLHIEETRELDGVVTVRDEDGGTYALGDSLARSVFIRREPRLSA; this comes from the coding sequence ATGACTTATGGGGCCACCAAAACCTCCGTGCTCTCCGCGTCCGTTGGGGATTACCTCAAGGCCGTGTGGAGCCTTGGGGGTGCGGGGGCGGCTTCCACCAAGGAGATCTCGGTCCATCTTTCGGTTGCGCCGGCGTCTGTGACGAGCATGTTGGGCCGGTTGCAGGAGATGGGGTTGGTCAGGTACGAGCGGTATCGGGGGGCTTCGCTCACGGAGTTGGGGAGGGCCGAGGCGTTGCGGCTCGTCAGGCGGCACCGGCTGATCGAGACTTTTTTGTTGGAGCATCTCGGGTACGACTGGCAGGAGGTACACGAGGAGGCCGAAAGGCTGGAGCACGCCGTCTCGGACGGGTTCACGGAGAGGCTGGCTGAGCTTCTGGGGCATCCGGATCGGGACCCGCACGGCGACCCCATACCGACGCCCGAAGGCGCTTTGGCGGTGGACGATTCGTCCCCGTTGCGGGAGGCTGAGGCCGGGGGGTGGGTCCGCATCTACAAGGTCAGCGACGAGAGCACCGAGGCCCTAGACTACCTCGGGGAGCGCGGCCTCGTCCCCGGGCGTCTCCTGCACATTGAGGAGACGAGAGAGTTGGACGGCGTCGTGACCGTCAGGGACGAGGACGGGGGGACGTACGCCTTGGGAGATTCGCTCGCGCGGTCCGTCTTCATCCGGCGCGAGCCCCGTTTGTCGGCCTGA
- a CDS encoding aconitate hydratase yields MAEDSYGARSSLDAGSGEVAYYSLKKLDEQVEGDVFSLPFSIRVMLESLLRNAGGKFVSNEDVEALANWPESVGGELAYLPARVVMQDFTGVPAIVDLAAMRSAMQGVGGDPKKINPLVPVDLVIDHSVQVDAFGNAAALQFNAEREFERNRERYEFLKWGQQAFDNFSVVPPATGIIHQVNLEYLAKGVIVKDGVAMPDTLVGTDSHTTMINGLGVLGWGVGGIEAEAVTLGQPYYMLVPEVIGFKLTDALQEGVTATDLVLTVTQMLRAHGVVGKFVEFYGDGLSRLSLPDRATIANMSPEFGATCTFFPVDDETLKYLRGTGRDEELVELVEAYHKEQGLWRTDETPEPRFTEVLELDLSTVEASLAGPRRPQDRVALDDMQPSFRQALADMVGHDHALVNGSANGHGDDAYNHADEESFPASDTPNPDIRTGPSHTSDDTESMEASDTPSGSADATNEGGGDPTSGAEPEGDEPEAEPSGSITVTVDGEEMYLKHGSAVIAAITSCTNTSNPSVMMGAGLLAKKAVEKGLKVQPHVKTSLAPGSKVVTEYLQTSGLLDPLEKLRFDVVGYGCTTCIGNSGPLAEEISSAVEENDLVVAAVLSGNRNFEGRINPDVRANYLASPPLVVAYALAGTVDIDLSQDPLGEDSDGNPVYLKDIWPSQEEVAREIENALDPSIYREQYADVYTGNEQWNGVDVPEGDLYEWDPDSTYIQEPSFFKDLDPDAADVEDIEGARVLVRVGDSVTTDHISPAGAIPSKMPAGKYLIEKGVDPRNFNSFGSRRGNHEVMVRGTFGNIRLRNQLVEKEGGYTVHLPDGGETTIYEASLQYAEEGVPLIVLAGKEYGSGSSRDWAAKGSFLLGVKAVIAESFERIHRSNLIGMGVLPVQYAEGENADSIGLTGHESFDIGGLADLEPGKELTVKATSDDGETKEFKVKARVDSPVEVEYLRNGGILHTVLRQFLKEDE; encoded by the coding sequence ATGGCGGAAGATTCTTACGGCGCGCGCAGCAGCCTGGACGCCGGCTCAGGCGAAGTCGCCTACTACAGCCTGAAGAAGCTGGACGAGCAGGTGGAGGGGGACGTCTTCTCCCTCCCATTCTCGATCCGGGTGATGCTCGAGTCGCTGCTCAGAAACGCCGGCGGCAAGTTCGTCTCGAACGAGGACGTCGAGGCGCTGGCCAACTGGCCGGAGTCCGTCGGTGGGGAGCTGGCTTACCTGCCGGCCCGAGTAGTGATGCAGGACTTTACCGGGGTTCCGGCCATCGTGGACCTGGCGGCGATGCGGAGCGCGATGCAGGGCGTCGGGGGAGACCCGAAGAAGATCAACCCGCTGGTCCCCGTGGACCTCGTCATAGACCACTCGGTCCAGGTCGACGCCTTCGGCAACGCCGCGGCGCTGCAGTTCAACGCCGAGCGCGAGTTCGAGCGCAACCGCGAGCGCTACGAGTTCTTGAAGTGGGGCCAGCAGGCCTTCGACAACTTCTCCGTCGTTCCGCCCGCGACCGGCATCATCCACCAGGTCAACCTGGAGTATCTGGCCAAGGGCGTGATCGTCAAGGACGGCGTGGCAATGCCCGATACGCTCGTCGGGACCGACAGCCACACCACCATGATCAACGGCCTCGGCGTCCTCGGCTGGGGCGTCGGCGGCATCGAGGCCGAGGCGGTAACCCTCGGCCAGCCCTACTACATGCTCGTCCCCGAGGTCATAGGCTTCAAGCTGACGGATGCCTTGCAAGAAGGCGTCACGGCGACGGACCTGGTCCTCACCGTGACCCAGATGCTCCGCGCCCACGGCGTCGTCGGCAAGTTCGTCGAGTTCTACGGAGACGGCCTCTCCAGGCTCTCTTTGCCGGACCGCGCGACCATCGCCAACATGTCCCCCGAGTTCGGGGCTACCTGCACGTTCTTCCCGGTCGACGACGAGACGCTCAAGTACCTGCGGGGAACCGGGCGCGACGAGGAACTCGTCGAGCTCGTCGAGGCTTACCACAAGGAGCAGGGCCTGTGGCGCACGGACGAGACGCCGGAGCCGCGCTTCACCGAGGTGCTGGAGCTCGACCTTTCAACGGTCGAGGCGAGCCTCGCCGGACCGCGGCGCCCGCAGGACCGGGTTGCCCTGGACGACATGCAGCCCTCGTTCCGCCAGGCTTTGGCCGACATGGTCGGCCACGATCACGCGCTGGTCAACGGCTCCGCGAACGGCCATGGGGACGACGCGTACAACCACGCCGACGAGGAGTCCTTCCCGGCCAGCGACACCCCGAACCCGGACATACGAACCGGCCCGAGCCACACCTCCGACGATACCGAGTCGATGGAGGCCAGCGACACGCCCTCCGGGTCGGCCGACGCGACCAACGAGGGCGGGGGAGACCCCACCTCTGGCGCGGAGCCTGAGGGCGACGAGCCCGAGGCCGAGCCCTCAGGTTCCATCACCGTCACGGTGGACGGCGAGGAGATGTACCTCAAGCACGGGTCGGCCGTCATAGCGGCGATCACGTCCTGCACCAATACCTCTAATCCTTCGGTCATGATGGGCGCGGGGCTTCTCGCCAAGAAGGCCGTCGAGAAGGGCCTCAAGGTCCAGCCGCACGTAAAGACGAGCCTCGCGCCCGGCTCGAAGGTGGTCACCGAGTACCTCCAGACCTCGGGACTGCTGGATCCCCTGGAGAAGCTCCGCTTCGACGTCGTGGGTTACGGCTGCACCACCTGCATCGGCAACTCCGGGCCGCTGGCGGAGGAGATCTCCTCCGCCGTCGAGGAGAACGACCTCGTCGTCGCGGCGGTCCTCTCGGGCAACCGTAACTTCGAGGGGCGCATCAACCCCGACGTTCGGGCAAACTACCTGGCATCCCCGCCGCTCGTCGTCGCCTACGCCCTGGCCGGGACGGTCGATATAGACCTCTCGCAGGACCCGCTCGGGGAGGACTCCGACGGTAACCCGGTCTACTTGAAGGACATCTGGCCCTCGCAGGAGGAGGTCGCCCGCGAGATCGAGAACGCGCTCGACCCGAGCATCTACCGCGAGCAGTACGCGGACGTCTACACGGGCAACGAGCAGTGGAACGGGGTAGACGTCCCCGAGGGCGACCTCTACGAGTGGGACCCCGACTCGACGTATATCCAGGAGCCTAGCTTCTTCAAGGACCTCGACCCAGACGCCGCGGACGTCGAAGACATCGAGGGGGCCCGCGTGCTCGTCCGGGTCGGCGACTCCGTTACGACCGACCACATCTCGCCCGCTGGGGCCATACCGTCCAAGATGCCAGCGGGCAAGTACCTCATAGAGAAGGGCGTCGACCCGCGGAACTTCAACTCGTTTGGTTCCCGCCGCGGCAACCACGAGGTCATGGTGCGGGGCACCTTCGGCAACATCCGCCTGCGCAACCAGCTGGTCGAGAAGGAGGGCGGCTACACCGTCCACCTGCCCGACGGCGGGGAGACCACGATCTACGAGGCGAGCCTCCAGTACGCCGAAGAGGGCGTCCCCCTGATAGTCCTCGCCGGCAAGGAGTACGGCTCGGGCTCCTCGCGCGACTGGGCCGCCAAGGGCTCCTTCCTGCTCGGCGTGAAGGCCGTCATAGCCGAGAGCTTCGAGCGCATCCACCGCTCCAACCTCATAGGCATGGGTGTCCTCCCCGTCCAGTACGCCGAAGGCGAGAACGCTGACTCTATAGGCCTCACGGGCCACGAGTCCTTCGACATTGGCGGCCTCGCCGACCTCGAACCCGGTAAGGAATTGACCGTCAAGGCAACCTCCGACGACGGCGAGACAAAGGAGTTCAAGGTCAAGGCCCGCGTGGATTCTCCGGTAGAGGTCGAGTACCTCAGGAACGGCGGCATCCTGCACACCGTGCTCCGGCAGTTCCTCAAGGAGGACGAGTAG
- a CDS encoding SDR family NAD(P)-dependent oxidoreductase — MEHRVAVAVVTGAARGIGRRICSELAERGYRVAANDLNAPDETVSELRFAGADALSIPGDVSDEAAVGRMVETTMDEFGRVDVLVNNAGISTIVPAEETTLADWNRTLAVNLTGPFLTCREFGKAMLDRGSGRIVNVASVAGLLGVGDRAAYNASKHGLIGLTRTLASEWGGRGVRVNAVCPGWVKTEMDDEDQAGGGYTDADIEGRVPMARFATPEDVARAVAFLADPAQSGFVNGHTLSVDGGWFADGSWEGLRRRKQEPPPGR, encoded by the coding sequence TTGGAGCATAGAGTAGCGGTCGCCGTCGTAACCGGAGCAGCCCGCGGCATCGGACGCAGGATCTGCTCCGAGCTAGCCGAACGCGGCTACCGGGTTGCCGCCAACGACCTGAACGCGCCGGACGAAACGGTCAGCGAACTCCGGTTCGCCGGCGCCGATGCCCTCTCCATCCCCGGCGACGTCTCGGACGAGGCGGCGGTCGGGCGGATGGTCGAGACCACGATGGACGAGTTTGGCCGAGTCGACGTCCTGGTAAACAACGCGGGCATCAGCACCATCGTCCCGGCAGAGGAGACGACGCTCGCGGACTGGAACCGTACCCTGGCCGTGAACCTGACCGGCCCGTTCCTGACGTGCCGCGAGTTCGGAAAGGCGATGCTGGATCGAGGCTCCGGCCGCATCGTAAATGTCGCATCCGTGGCCGGGCTGCTCGGCGTGGGGGACAGGGCGGCGTACAACGCGAGCAAGCACGGCCTCATCGGCCTGACCCGAACGCTCGCCTCCGAGTGGGGCGGGCGGGGCGTTCGCGTGAACGCGGTCTGTCCTGGATGGGTAAAGACGGAGATGGATGATGAGGATCAGGCCGGCGGCGGCTACACGGACGCGGACATCGAAGGCCGCGTCCCCATGGCCCGCTTCGCCACGCCCGAGGACGTGGCCCGCGCGGTCGCGTTCCTGGCAGACCCCGCGCAGAGCGGTTTCGTCAACGGCCACACTCTTTCGGTCGACGGCGGCTGGTTCGCGGACGGTTCGTGGGAAGGTTTGAGGAGGCGTAAGCAGGAACCGCCTCCCGGGCGGTAG